A stretch of the Bacillus sp. B-jedd genome encodes the following:
- a CDS encoding sigma-70 family RNA polymerase sigma factor → MNKKLDDLLTHINNNFRFGSKIKQNIVDQWFKEYTLDIEEKFAVYDELDSLQIKIIDHPNTVIKAKLLKLYKCIELEKEINRSILIKWFNQNNIDESIHENMLSELRRSDYIIIDDTPQEKSEIDFDIPDDLLENDLDSLLDDDSFIEHIDSLEDVIDKSWNIEYLNQIHSGDESKRNKSLSNLVEANTKLVWKIVKQYSGIATVGFDVSDMYQVGVIGLLKAAEKFDVSLGYQFSTYATWWIRQAITRGIADYSTLIRIPVHYREKMNKFIKIENELWNELARPATTIEISKEMGEPINVIEELRFYISQSNLDSLDRLVGKDENTLLGELVLDENLNMPDEEYFKVELRNTIGEIFQAILTEREMQVLYYRFGFKNDETKTLEDIGQIFNVTRERIRQIEAKALRKLQNPKTTTILKEYLYEY, encoded by the coding sequence ATGAATAAAAAGCTGGATGATCTACTTACTCATATAAATAATAATTTTCGATTCGGTAGTAAAATTAAGCAGAATATTGTTGACCAGTGGTTTAAAGAATACACACTTGACATCGAAGAAAAGTTTGCCGTTTATGATGAACTAGATTCTTTGCAAATAAAAATCATTGATCATCCCAATACTGTAATAAAGGCAAAATTATTGAAATTGTATAAATGTATTGAGTTGGAAAAGGAAATTAATAGGAGTATTCTTATTAAATGGTTCAATCAAAATAATATAGATGAAAGTATACATGAGAATATGCTAAGCGAACTAAGGAGAAGTGACTATATCATTATTGATGATACACCGCAGGAGAAAAGTGAAATTGATTTTGATATACCTGATGATTTATTAGAAAATGATTTAGATTCTTTATTGGATGACGACAGCTTCATTGAACATATTGATTCACTTGAAGATGTTATTGATAAGTCATGGAATATTGAATATTTAAATCAAATACATTCAGGAGATGAATCAAAACGAAATAAGTCACTTAGCAATCTAGTTGAAGCGAATACAAAATTAGTATGGAAAATTGTGAAACAGTATTCAGGCATAGCAACAGTGGGATTCGATGTGAGTGATATGTATCAAGTTGGGGTTATTGGATTACTAAAGGCTGCAGAAAAATTCGATGTTTCCTTGGGTTATCAGTTTTCAACTTATGCAACTTGGTGGATAAGACAAGCGATTACTAGAGGGATAGCGGATTATTCAACATTAATACGAATTCCAGTTCATTATCGAGAAAAAATGAACAAATTTATAAAAATCGAGAATGAATTGTGGAATGAATTGGCAAGACCCGCTACAACTATTGAAATATCAAAAGAAATGGGAGAACCCATTAACGTTATAGAAGAATTACGCTTTTATATTTCTCAAAGTAATTTGGATAGTCTTGATCGCCTTGTTGGAAAAGATGAAAATACATTATTAGGTGAACTCGTGTTAGATGAAAATTTAAATATGCCTGATGAGGAATATTTTAAAGTTGAATTAAGAAATACAATTGGTGAGATCTTTCAAGCGATTTTAACGGAGAGAGAAATGCAAGTTTTATATTATCGTTTTGGATTTAAAAACGATGAAACAAAGACATTGGAGGATATTGGACAAATATTCAATGTGACAAGAGAAAGAATTCGACAAATAGAAGCGAAAGCGCTTAGAAAGCTTCAAAACCCAAAAACGACTACAATATTAAAGGAGTATTTGTATGAATATTGA
- a CDS encoding DEAD/DEAH box helicase gives MNIEKRIEEIVEQNGPSIVVLKGFDTSELKRENKYFSFSIDYFDTVDLSTLQEQVIEDIIKHRTFTDAYLWMTIEEYQLFKDQEAINKMPVLVIENNLFNKQYPYRGSLSNIESIYHNLYYQEDNELENDQLKILENVSKFYGQIDYSKQSGNYYVTYPEFDEKPLTYKYYDEKDYDFNFSEDYPTENITQIELSDDELPFLDLIINIILKEETNNVLFVLSGGNELLPNNYLARINILANISDINIYFTTLSIRRKVIVNEDAYVKILNDVYGYYDFKEIEFYKNIENQSKETINISQAQIIDDIVIQAEKAMHGEDFRDIYITAATGAGKSVMFQIPALYLADIYADDKPLTLVISPLIGLMNDQVDSMKRKGIKNSATINGNTPPYEKERILDQIQNQQVDILYLSPETLQARSDIKMLIGNRNIGVVIIDEAHIVTTWGKSFRSDYWYLGIYLAKLRKVYKFPIVTFTATAIYGGREDMYLDTRNSLNMISPISYFGKVRRDELIMVVQSSEKDLEKEGRDYRKTKHALALKHLKKAHKNKQKSLVYFPTVKLLTDFNNFLTQNTPDLAEATGKYHGGLTKEEKDEVLYQYVIGDLQFVLATKAFGMGIDIPDITNVYHYAPTGNVVDYIQEIGRAARDKNKVANGFGLIDFLNRDMNEVKQLYGMSAIRKSQIIEVMKKVLSVYKEKKNNRNLIISPEDFKYIFVQNKRDEDSLDNKVKTVLLMIEKDFSSPNKLGYSPFVARPRSIFGNDLIFVTPELERTFIHSNLGRYFKKQYEIQSDSYSAVYQVNLSGIWEKYYRSMSFPSFKFALFSAEERGKLKHKSIFEKLIYVSGVEVGLNNNESVESVVSEYNLILQAFEIFVNNYRMSGKHFSVDDLGYHFMKALKISDRFEAMTFAQTVINAAFEYSKIKEIKFISERPSSGDSKPKYIIHNDGDLFTTFIKRGLLATLKPRENFVESGSNILTFYMRANSVELDAKLAALGIGESRKLLNYQVLGGNNPQIYLRMNSIYPLEKAIKQGSFYQNSILKDVQDKHYTSVEMLKYLFTKKQEGNSPKEKILNYSKWFWDNIEAYFMGILPSEVKNALSKPKK, from the coding sequence ATGAATATTGAAAAAAGAATTGAGGAAATCGTGGAACAAAATGGACCATCTATTGTTGTTTTAAAAGGTTTTGACACAAGCGAATTAAAAAGAGAGAATAAGTACTTTTCGTTTAGTATAGACTACTTCGATACAGTAGATTTATCAACTTTACAAGAACAGGTAATAGAAGATATTATCAAACATCGTACTTTTACAGATGCATATTTATGGATGACGATTGAAGAATATCAATTATTTAAAGATCAAGAAGCTATTAATAAAATGCCCGTATTGGTAATCGAAAATAATCTGTTTAATAAACAGTATCCATATAGAGGTTCACTGTCAAATATTGAGAGCATTTATCATAATTTATATTATCAAGAAGATAATGAATTAGAAAATGATCAGTTAAAAATATTAGAAAATGTCTCAAAATTTTATGGCCAAATAGATTATTCAAAGCAGAGCGGAAATTATTATGTGACATATCCAGAATTTGATGAAAAACCCTTAACGTACAAATATTATGATGAGAAGGATTATGACTTTAATTTTAGCGAAGATTACCCTACCGAAAATATTACGCAAATAGAATTATCGGATGATGAACTTCCATTTTTAGACCTTATTATCAACATTATATTAAAAGAAGAAACCAATAATGTTTTATTTGTTTTATCAGGAGGAAATGAGCTACTACCTAATAATTATTTAGCACGTATTAATATTCTCGCTAATATTTCTGATATAAATATTTATTTTACAACATTATCAATACGAAGAAAGGTAATAGTGAATGAAGATGCCTATGTAAAAATATTGAATGATGTTTATGGGTACTACGATTTCAAAGAAATTGAGTTTTACAAAAATATAGAGAATCAATCTAAAGAAACAATAAATATTTCGCAAGCTCAAATTATCGATGATATAGTCATTCAGGCAGAAAAAGCAATGCATGGTGAAGATTTTCGAGATATATATATAACTGCAGCAACTGGAGCAGGAAAATCTGTGATGTTCCAAATCCCGGCATTATATTTAGCAGATATATATGCGGATGATAAGCCTTTAACACTAGTTATATCACCATTAATTGGTCTAATGAATGATCAAGTTGACAGTATGAAAAGAAAAGGGATTAAAAATTCAGCCACAATAAATGGAAATACTCCACCTTATGAAAAAGAACGTATACTTGATCAAATTCAAAATCAGCAAGTTGATATTTTATACTTATCTCCTGAAACACTTCAAGCTCGATCCGATATTAAAATGCTGATTGGTAATAGGAATATTGGTGTTGTGATTATTGATGAGGCGCATATTGTAACTACTTGGGGAAAATCGTTTCGATCTGACTATTGGTATTTAGGTATTTATCTAGCTAAGTTAAGAAAGGTATATAAATTCCCTATCGTTACTTTCACTGCAACGGCTATATACGGCGGGCGAGAAGATATGTATTTAGATACGAGAAATAGTCTTAATATGATAAGTCCTATTTCTTACTTTGGAAAAGTTCGTCGCGATGAGTTAATTATGGTTGTTCAAAGTAGTGAAAAAGATTTAGAGAAAGAAGGACGGGATTATCGAAAAACGAAGCACGCATTAGCGTTGAAACATTTAAAAAAAGCTCATAAAAACAAACAAAAATCATTGGTTTATTTCCCCACAGTAAAATTGTTGACTGATTTCAATAACTTTTTAACGCAAAATACACCGGATCTTGCTGAAGCAACAGGTAAATATCATGGAGGCCTCACAAAAGAGGAAAAAGATGAGGTTTTATATCAATATGTAATTGGAGACTTACAATTTGTTTTGGCAACGAAGGCCTTTGGAATGGGAATCGATATTCCTGATATTACAAATGTTTATCATTATGCTCCTACTGGTAATGTTGTTGATTATATCCAAGAAATCGGAAGGGCAGCTCGAGATAAGAATAAAGTTGCTAATGGATTTGGTTTAATTGATTTTTTAAATCGCGACATGAACGAGGTTAAACAGCTATATGGTATGTCAGCGATTAGAAAGAGTCAAATTATAGAAGTTATGAAAAAAGTTTTATCGGTGTATAAAGAAAAGAAGAATAACCGTAATTTAATTATTAGTCCAGAGGATTTTAAATATATCTTTGTTCAAAACAAACGCGATGAAGATTCATTAGACAATAAAGTGAAAACAGTTTTATTGATGATTGAGAAAGATTTTTCTTCACCAAATAAACTAGGATATTCTCCATTTGTCGCGAGACCAAGAAGCATATTTGGGAATGATTTAATATTCGTTACTCCTGAATTAGAAAGAACATTTATTCATTCTAATTTGGGAAGATATTTTAAAAAGCAATATGAAATACAGAGTGATAGTTATTCTGCTGTATATCAGGTGAACCTGAGTGGAATATGGGAGAAATATTATAGAAGTATGTCTTTTCCTAGTTTTAAATTTGCATTGTTTTCAGCGGAAGAAAGAGGGAAACTGAAGCATAAATCTATTTTTGAAAAGTTGATATATGTGTCAGGTGTAGAAGTAGGATTAAATAACAATGAATCAGTCGAGTCAGTTGTTTCGGAGTATAACTTAATCTTACAGGCTTTTGAGATATTTGTTAATAATTATAGAATGTCAGGAAAACATTTTTCGGTTGATGATCTTGGATACCATTTTATGAAAGCATTAAAGATCTCTGATAGGTTCGAAGCAATGACGTTTGCACAAACAGTCATTAACGCAGCATTTGAATATTCAAAGATAAAAGAGATTAAATTTATATCCGAGCGTCCAAGTAGTGGAGATTCTAAACCGAAGTATATTATTCACAATGATGGAGATTTATTCACGACATTCATTAAGAGAGGTTTGTTAGCGACCTTGAAGCCGCGTGAAAATTTTGTTGAGAGCGGCAGCAATATACTTACATTTTACATGAGAGCAAATAGTGTGGAACTAGATGCGAAATTAGCAGCACTTGGAATAGGGGAGAGTCGAAAGTTATTAAATTATCAAGTACTGGGTGGAAACAACCCACAAATATATCTAAGAATGAACTCAATTTATCCATTAGAAAAAGCTATTAAACAAGGTAGCTTTTATCAAAATAGTATATTAAAAGATGTTCAAGATAAACATTATACAAGTGTAGAAATGTTGAAGTATCTTTTTACAAAGAAACAAGAAGGAAATTCACCAAAAGAGAAGATTCTAAATTACTCAAAATGGTTTTGGGATAATATAGAAGCCTATTTTATGGGAATTCTACCAAGCGAAGTAAAGAATGCTTTAAGTAAACCAAAAAAATAA
- a CDS encoding TIGR04540 family protein, which yields MELKLFYRTQRDLATALNQLVDAYWEEKIKEDELIEGVKRMYENNPDKLIKNNVFTKVVQQQSGKRRLAVVDKILEFK from the coding sequence GTGGAATTAAAGCTCTTTTATCGAACACAACGTGACTTAGCAACTGCGTTGAACCAATTAGTCGATGCGTATTGGGAAGAGAAAATCAAAGAAGATGAATTAATAGAAGGTGTTAAAAGAATGTATGAAAATAATCCAGATAAACTGATTAAAAATAATGTGTTCACGAAAGTAGTACAACAACAGAGCGGGAAAAGACGGTTAGCTGTAGTTGATAAAATTTTGGAATTTAAATAG
- a CDS encoding DUF1819 family protein, whose amino-acid sequence MLYEFKQVVALKDQGHSDREVRQKVITENLFQYDKISSLKRGLPSILRRANVLDETLRKLVIEESFEFGKIINLYAIMKTDRLFFEFMNEVIQEKLQMNDYNFEKKDLNTYFTVKAEQDENIASWTEATIQKLKQVYGKILLETGLLKDKKSGELNRLIIDEQIKNHLTHIGDARYVRAMGE is encoded by the coding sequence ATGTTGTATGAGTTTAAGCAAGTCGTGGCTTTAAAAGATCAAGGTCATTCTGATCGAGAAGTTCGGCAAAAAGTCATAACTGAAAATTTATTTCAATATGATAAAATCTCCAGTTTAAAAAGAGGACTACCTTCTATTTTAAGAAGGGCGAACGTATTAGATGAGACATTAAGAAAGCTCGTCATCGAAGAGTCGTTTGAATTTGGTAAGATCATTAACCTGTACGCCATCATGAAAACGGATCGTCTTTTTTTCGAATTTATGAATGAAGTCATTCAAGAAAAACTTCAGATGAATGATTACAACTTCGAGAAGAAGGACTTAAACACATACTTTACGGTAAAAGCCGAACAGGATGAAAACATTGCAAGCTGGACAGAAGCCACTATTCAAAAGTTAAAACAGGTATACGGGAAAATATTACTGGAAACAGGGTTACTTAAGGATAAGAAATCAGGAGAGTTAAATCGGCTAATTATAGACGAACAAATCAAAAACCATCTTACTCATATTGGCGATGCCCGCTATGTTCGTGCGATGGGTGAATAA
- a CDS encoding DUF1788 domain-containing protein produces the protein MANLNARLDQIIPKIKEEKFIDGRGLGNEISFYVFDYEPDGELVVRDYIKHIKKEFNYEGTNRRIIEFDLYKMLIEITKEKRIFDRIFQMEEQQGKDTLFKAMTTFAKPEVFLQKIEEQLGDHNVVFITGVGKVYPFVRSHNILNNLQEVLDKKPVIMFFPGRYDGQSLQLFSKFKDDNYYRAFRLVD, from the coding sequence ATGGCTAATTTGAATGCTAGACTGGATCAAATCATACCCAAAATCAAGGAAGAAAAATTCATTGATGGGCGTGGACTTGGCAATGAAATCAGTTTTTATGTCTTCGATTATGAACCAGACGGTGAGCTTGTCGTGAGGGATTATATCAAGCACATCAAGAAAGAGTTCAACTATGAAGGAACGAATAGAAGAATTATTGAATTTGATTTATACAAAATGCTCATTGAAATTACAAAAGAAAAACGGATTTTTGACCGTATATTTCAGATGGAAGAACAACAAGGAAAAGACACTTTGTTCAAAGCTATGACGACGTTTGCAAAACCAGAAGTATTCCTGCAGAAAATTGAAGAACAGTTGGGTGATCACAATGTTGTATTCATTACAGGGGTGGGGAAAGTGTATCCGTTTGTCCGCTCTCATAACATCCTGAACAACCTACAAGAAGTGTTGGACAAAAAACCTGTCATCATGTTCTTCCCAGGAAGGTACGATGGTCAGTCACTCCAATTGTTTAGTAAATTCAAGGATGATAACTACTACAGAGCTTTTCGCTTAGTCGATTAA